The following coding sequences lie in one Arachis stenosperma cultivar V10309 chromosome 5, arast.V10309.gnm1.PFL2, whole genome shotgun sequence genomic window:
- the LOC130979476 gene encoding asparagine--tRNA ligase, cytoplasmic 1-like, with protein sequence MAEATAEQLAATTINDDGIVPKAEFSDRVPINSIISRADGGSGLAGKKARVGGWVKTGRKADKDAFAFLELNDGSCPGNLQVIVEAGLVAGELSQVVPTGTCVVLDGELKLPPEGAKQKVELRAEKVVHVGPVDPAKYPLPKMRLTLEFLRDFVHLRSRTNTISAVARIRNALAYATHTFFNKHGFLYVHTPIITTSDCEGAGEMFQVTTLLSEAERLEKELIHNPPPTEAEVEAARVVVKEKGEIVSQLKSAKASKKEIGAAVDELKKSKDTLSKLEERSKLKPGIPKKDDGNVDYAKDFFARQAFLTVSGQLQVESYACALSSVYTFGPTFRAENSHTSRHLAEFWMVEPELAFAELKDDMNCAEAYVKFLCQWLLDNCLEDMKFMADKFDKGCIDRLKMVASTPFVRVSYTEAVEILEEAVKNGKKFDNEVKWGIDLASEHERYLTEVKFQKPVIVYNYPKDIKAFYMRLNDDSKTVAAMDVLVPKVGELIGGSQREERYDVIVQRIKEMGLPLEPYEWYLDLRRYGTVKHSGFGLGFERMILFATGLENIRDVIPFPRYPGRADL encoded by the exons ATGGCGGAAGCTACGGCGGAGCAATTGGCCGCGACGACCATAAACGACGACGGGATCGTTCCGAAAGCGGAGTTCTCGGATAGGGTTCCGATCAATTCCATAATCTCGCGGGCCGATGGTGGGTCGGGCCTAGCGGGCAAGAAGGCCCGCGTGGGCGGGTGGGTAAAGACGGGTAGGAAAGCCGACAAGGACGCATTCGCTTTCTTGGAGCTCAACGACGGATCATGCCCCGGGAACCTGCAGGTGATCGTGGAGGCGGGGCTTGTCGCCGGCGAGCTGTCTCAGGTGGTACCGACGGGGACCTGCGTGGTGCTTGACGGCGAGCTTAAGTTGCCGCCGGAAGGGGCGAAGCAGAAGGTGGAGCTAAGGGCGGAGAAGGTTGTTCATGTGGGACCCGTCGACCCTGCCAAGTACCCTCTTCCGAAAATGAGGCTCACACTTGAATTCTTAAGGGACTTCGTTCACCTTCGCTCTAGAACCAACACG ATATCTGCTGTTGCTCGAATTAGAAATGCTCTTGCTTATGCCACACACACTTTTTTCAATAAGCACGGGTTTCTATATGTGCACACACCAATAATCACGACTAGTGATTGTGAGGGCGCTGGTGAAATGTTTCAAGTAACAACTTTGCTCAGTGAAGCCGAGAGACTGGAGAAGGAACTAATACATAATCCTCCTCCAACAGAAGCCGAGGTGGAAGCTGCTAGAGTTGTTGTTAAGGAGAAAGGGGAAATTGTTTCCCAATTGAAATCTGCCAAAGCAAGTAAGAAGGAAATCGGCGCTGCTGTGGATGAGCTTAAAAAATCAAAGGATACTCTATCGAAGCTGGAGGAGAGATCCAAACTTAAACCCGGTATTcctaagaaggatgatggaaaCGTGGACTATGCCAAAGATTTCTTTGCTCGTCAAGCGTTCTTGACGGTTTCAGGCCAACTTCAAGTTGAGTCTTATGCTTGTGCTCTAAGTAGTGTATACACCTTTGGGCCAACATTTCGTGCAGAGAATTCTCACACTTCTAGACATTTAGCAGAATTTTGGATGGTAGAACCAGAACTTGCTTTTGCAGAGTTGAAG GATGACATGAACTGTGCCGAGGCATACGTGAAATTTTTGTGTCAGTGGTTACTTGACAATTGCCTAGAAGATATGAAGTTCATGGCTGATAAGTTTGATAAAGGTTGCATTGATCGTTTGAAAATGGTTGCTTCTACCCCATTTGTTCGTGTTTCATATACAGAAGCTGTGGAAATACTGGAGGAGGCTGTGAAGAATGGTAAGAAGTTTGATAATGAAGTGAAATGGGGAATTGACTTGGCATCTGAGCATGAAAg ATACCTTACAGAGGTAAAGTTTCAGAAACCTGTAATTGTGTATAACTATCCAAAAGATATCAAAGCATTCTACATGCGACTAAATGATGACTCAAAGACAGTTGCCGCCATGGATGTACTTGTACCAAAG GTTGGTGAATTGATCGGTGGAAGCCAAAGAGAAGAGCGATATGATGTGATCGTTCAAAG GATAAAGGAGATGGGGCTTCCTCTTGAGCCATATGAATGGTACCTTGATCTGAGGCGGTATGGAACCGTGAAACACTCTGGATTCGGTCTTGGCTTTGAAAGGATGATTCTTTTTGCAACTGGCCTTGAAAATATTAGAGATGTGATTCCCTTCCCTCGTTATCCTGGTAGGGCAGATCTATGA
- the LOC130979477 gene encoding vacuolar protein sorting-associated protein 32 homolog 2 — protein sequence MSMFGRMFGKPKQETNALTTLDKLNETLEMLEKKEKVLLKKVSAEVEKAKEFTRAKNKRAAIQCLKRKRLYEQQIEQLGNFQLRIHDQMIMLEGAKATTETVDALRSGASAMKAMQKATNIDDVDKTMDEINEQTENMKQIQEALSAPIGAAADFDEDELEAELEELEGAELEEQLLQPATTAPAAPVQVPAGRQPTRPVPAKRTQEEDELAALQAEMAL from the exons ATGTCTATGTTTGGGCGCATGTTTGGTAAACCTAAACAGGAAACCAATGCTTTAACCACTCTGGATAAGTTAAACGAG ACGCTTGAAATGCTGGAGAAAAAGGAGAAAGTTCTCCTTAAGAAGGTTTCAGCTGAAGTTGAAAAGGCGAAAGAATTCACAAGGGCGAAGAACAAAAGGG CGGCAATACAATGtttgaagaggaagaggctaTATGAGCAACAGATAGAGCAACTTGGGAATTTCCAGTTGCGCATTCATGACCAG ATGATAATGTTGGAAGGTGCCAAAGCCACCACAGAAACAGTAGATGCATTAAGATCTGGAGCATCGGCTATGAAGGCTATGCAGAAAGCAAC GAATATTGATGATGTTGACAAGACCATGGATGAGATCAATGAGCAAACCGAAAACATGAAGCAGATTCAGGAAGCACTGTCTGCTCCAATTGGTGCAGCAGCTGATTTCGACGAG GATGAATTGGAAGCTGAGCTTGAAGAACTGGAGGGTGCTGAATTGGAAGAACAGCTTCTTCAACCAGCAACTACAGCTCCTGCTGCCCCGGTGCAAGTCCCAGCCGGCCGGCAACCTACTCGGCCTGTCCCTGCAAAACGCACTCAAGAAGAAGACGAATTGGCAGCTTTGCAGGCTGAGATGGCACTTTGA
- the LOC130983065 gene encoding 60S ribosomal protein L31-like — MVEKAKGRKEEVVTREYTINLHKRLHGCTFKKKAPNAIKEIRKFAQKAMGTNDVRVDVKLNKFVWSQGIRSVPRRIRVRIARKRNDDEDAKEELYSLVTVVEIPKEEIKGLGTKVIEDED, encoded by the exons ATGGTGGAGAAGGCGAAGGGTAGGAAGGAGGAGGTGGTTACCAGAGAGTACACCATCAATCTCCATAAGCGCCTGCATGGCTG CACATTCAAGAAGAAGGCTCCCAATGCCATTAAGGAGATAAGGAAGTTTGCCCAAAAAGCCATGGGGACCAATGACGTGAGAGTAGATGTGAAGTTGAACAAATTTGTCTGGAGCCAGGGTATCCGAAGTGTCCCAAGGAGGATTAGGGTACGCATTGCTCGCAAGAGGAACGATGATGAAGATGCAAAGGAAGAGCTGTACTCACTGGTCACTGTTGTTGAAATCCCCAAGGAAGAGATCAAGGGGTTGGGCACCAAGGTCATTGAAGATGAGGATTGA
- the LOC130983064 gene encoding meiotic nuclear division protein 1 homolog, with protein sequence MSKKRGLSLEEKREKMLEIFYESQDFFLLKELEKMGPKKGVITQSVKDVVQSLVDDDLVSKDKIGTSVYFWSLPSCAGNQLRNVRNKLDSDLQSSKKRHAELVDQCEALKKGREESDERAEALADLKAIELKHNELKDELAQYRDNDPAAFEAMKEAIEVAHASANRWTDNIFTLRQWCSNNFPQAKEQLENMYREVGITDDFDYLELAPLPLKEVAD encoded by the exons ATG TCGAAGAAAAGGGGTCTTTCATTGGAAGAGAAGCGTGAGAAGATGCTTGAAATCTTCTATGAGTCTCAAGACTTCTTCCTG CTTAAGGAGCTGGAGAAGATGGGTCCTAAGAAAGGTGTTATCACTCAGTCTGTGAAAGATGTTGTTCAAAGTTTAGTGGATGATGATCTTGTTTCCAAAGATAAGATAGGAACTTCT GTATATTTCTGGAGTCTTCCTAGCTGTGCTGGAAATCAG CTTAGGAATGTGCGTAACAAACTCGACTCTGATCTACAAAGCAGTAAGAAGCGGCATGCTGAACTTGTTGACCAATGCGAGGCACTAAAGAAGGGGCGAGAGGAATCC GATGAACGAGCGGAGGCCCTAGCAGATCTCAAAGCCATTGAGCTGAAGCATAATGAGTTGAAG GATGAGTTGGCACAGTACAGAGATAATGATCCAGCTGCTTTTGAAGCAATGA AGGAAGCAATTGAAGTTGCTCATGCATCAGCCAACAGATGGACAG ATAACATTTTCACCCTGAGACAATGGTGTTCAAACAACTTCCCACAGGCTAAAGAGCAACTTGAAAACATGTACAGGGAG GTTGGTATAACAGACGATTTTGACTATTTGGAGTTAGCTCCTCTTCCACTCAAAGAAGTTGCTGATTAA
- the LOC130982137 gene encoding probable LRR receptor-like serine/threonine-protein kinase At4g29180 — protein sequence MSRNMANSSTFFLLWMLCSVALVIFIQAQQQTGFISIDCGSPENLPYTDDVTNIKYSSDGSYIQTGVNKNISTEYAYPKNPNLPEPLSDLRSFPQGVRNCYGLIAGRKGNLHFIRASFLYGNYDGENNLPEFDLYVGVNFWSSVTFRNASEEVVLEIISMAESDVTNVCLVNKGKGTPFISALELRPIYSPIYNAEFGESSSLLLFKRWDIGSIINASGRYQDDVYDRIWSPYDSPSWDSVKTSSEINVNANGYRAPFEVMKNAARPRNNSDALELSWTPDEPNSKFYVYLYFAELDQLQKTQLRKFTISWNGSPLFEPLVPRYLYATVVSNLKPLVANEHHVSIQKTKDSTLPPILNAVEIYVVREQDTIPTLEQDVDAMVDTKERYGVQRNWVGDPCEPRNYSWEGIRCNYSASLPRQIISLNLSSSGLSGIIAPSIANLSLLVSLDLSNNSLTGTVPRFLEELRFLKYLNLQGNKLSGSVTNTLEERSKAGLLTMKVDDQNRCAWGDKKNKKVVVPIVASLSSVLALLVVFILIWKFMRTNNSDEEMSKPINGVRTVASRNWQYTYVEVLEITENFKTVIGKGGFGTVYIGKTKNGNQVAVKVFSPSSSSQGPKEFQTEAELLMTVHHKNLVSFIGYCDDDNKMALIYEYMANGNLKDYLSVRNSQNLSWERRIQIAIDAAEGLDYLHHGCKPPIIHRDVKSANILLNEDLEAKIADFGLSRVFRNEKQNVEVSAVPQNDNKNTESAVMGTTGYLDPEYYKLRNLNEKSDIYSFGIVLLELITGQPAVLKGEQRMHILDWLRPELKSKDLSRVLDPRLQGQYDENAAWKALVIAISCTASTSIQRPTMSVVLSELKQCLKMELPSPSDTIVVPRNVYSELYSSSEAYSMDSESITYPFPR from the exons ATGTCCAGAAACATGGCCAATTCCTCAACATTCTTCTTATTGTGGATGCTTTGTAGTGTTGCTCTTGTTATCTTCATTCAGGCACAACAACAAACAG GGTTCATAAGCATTGATTGTGGTAGTCCTGAGAATCTTCCATACACAGATGATGTAACAAATATAAAGTATAGCAGTGATGGATCTTATATACAAACTGGTGTTAACAAAAACATCTCCACTGAATATGCATACCCGAAAAATCCCAATTTGCCAGAGCCACTCTCTGATCTCAGAAGTTTCCCTCAAGGAGTGAGGAACTGTTATGGCTTAATAGCTGGAAGAAAAGGCAATTTACATTTTATCAGGGCTTCCTTCTTGTATGGAAACTATGACGGCGAAAACAATCTCCCTGAATTCGATCTTTATGTCGGCGTCAATTTCTGGTCATCGGTGACATTTAGAAATGCTTCAGAGGAAGTTGTATTGGAAATTATCAGCATGGCAGAATCAGATGTTACTAATGTTTGTCTTGTAAATAAGGGAAAAGGAACTCCTTTTATCTCAGCATTGGAACTTAGGCCTATTTatagtcctatttataatgcaGAGTTTGGTGAATCTTCTTCTTTGTTACTTTTCAAAAGATGGGACATTGGTTCAATAATCAATGCAAGCGGAAGATATCAAGATGACGTCTATGATAGAATTTGGTCCCCTTATGATTCCCCCTCTTGGGATTCTGTAAAAACTTCTTCAGAAATCAATGTCAATGCTAATGGTTATAGAGCACCGTTTGAAGTCATGAAGAATGCTGCTAGGCCTAGGAATAACAGCGATGCTTTGGAACTTTCTTGGACTCCAGATGAACCGAATTCAAAGTTTTATGTCTACTTGTACTTTGCTGAATTGGATCAGCTTCAGAAAACACAGTTGAGGAAGTTTACTATATCTTGGAATGGATCTCCCTTGTTTGAACCTTTAGTTCCACGCTACTTATATGCAACCGTTGTTTCTAATTTGAAACCATTGGTGGCGAATGAACATCATGTTTCTATACAGAAGACAAAAGATTCAACCCTTCCACCTATTCTTAATGCAGTTGAGATTTATGTTGTAAGAGAGCAAGACACAATTCCAACACTTGAACAAGATG TTGATGCTATGGTGGACACTAAAGAAAGATATGGAGTTCAAAGAAATTGGGTTGGCGATCCGTGTGAGCCAAGGAACTACTCTTGGGAGGGCATAAGATGCAACTACAGCGCTTCGCTTCCTCGCCAAATTATATCACT GAATCTAAGCTCAAGTGGTTTGAGTGGAATAATAGCTCCTTCCATTGCCAATCTCTCTTTGCTGGTATCATT GGATTTATCTAACAACAGCTTAACCGGAACAGTCCCTCGGTTTTTAGAAGAACTGAGATTCCTTAAATATTT GAACTTACAAGGTAACAAATTATCAGGTTCTGTCACTAATACTCTTGAAGAAAGATCAAAGGCTGGATTACTAACAATGAA GGTGGATGATCAAAATCGATGTGCCTGGGGTGacaaaaagaacaaaaaggTTGTTGTTCCCATAGTCGCCTCATTATCATCGGTTTTAGCTCTATTGGTTGTTTTCATCTTGATTTGGAAGTTTATGAGAACTAATAACTCAG ATGAGGAGATGAGCAAGCCCATCAATGGAGTAAGAACCGTAGCGTCAAGGAACTGGCAATATACCTATGTTGAGGTCTTAGAGATCACGGAAAACTTCAAAACGGTCATCGGGAAAGGAGGATTTGGAACTGTGTATATTGGTAAGACAAAAAATGGCAACCAAGTTGCAGTTAAGGTGTTttctccatcatcatcatcacagGGCCCAAAGGAATTTCAGACCGAG GCTGAGCTCTTGATGACTGTTCATCACAAAAATTTGGTATCATTCATTGGTTACTgtgatgatgataataaaatGGCACTCATATATGAGTACATGGCGAATGGCAACCTAAAAGATTATCTCTCAG TTAGAAACTCACAAAACTTGAGCTGGGAAAGGCGAATTCAGATAGCGATTGATGCTGCAGAGG GATTGGATTACCTACACCATGGATGCAAGCCACCTATAATACACAGAGATGTCAAGTCGGCTAACATTCTTTTAAACGAAGACTTAGAAGCGAAGATAGCCGATTTCGGCCTCTCTAGGGTGTTTCgcaatgaaaaacaaaatgtAGAAGTATCAGCAGTCCCTCAGAATGATAACAAAAATACAGAATCAGCAGTCATGGGAACCACTGGTTACCTTGATCCAGA ATACTACAAATTGAGGAACTTGAATGAGAAGAGTGACATCTACAGCTTTGGAATTGTTCTATTGGAACTAATCACGGGGCAGCCGGCTGTATTAAAAGGCGAGCAGCGAATGCACATTCTTGATTGGTTAAGGCCAGAGCTTAAAAGTAAAGATCTGAGCAGAGTATTGGATCCAAGGCTGCAAGGGCAATATGATGAAAATGCTGCATGGAAAGCATTAGTAATAGCAATATCATGCACTGCATCAACCTCCATTCAGAGGCCTACAATGAGTGTTGTGTTATCAGAATTAAAGCAGTGTTTGAAGATGGAATTGCCTAGTCCTAGTGATACAATTGTGGTGCCAAGAAATGTGTATAGTGAACTTTATAGTTCATCTGAAGCATATTCCATGGATAGTGAATCAATCACCTACCCTTTCCCAAGATAG
- the LOC130980195 gene encoding zinc finger CCCH domain-containing protein 20-like produces the protein MMLGEHHRANPTVHVPPWPILDDQTADMYSPYSVTEGNAGAGDYSPYYLQEALSALQRYLPSNDAAGDGGDSDGEAQADAPVDAYSCDQFRMYEFKVRRCARGRSHDWTECPYAHPGEKARRRDPRKFHYSGTACPDFRKGNCKKGDSCEYAHGVFECWLHPARYRTQPCKDGTSCRRRVCFFAHTPEQLRVLPQQSPRSVDSYDGSPLRQVSMPFVSSPTSVSPPVSSPVDSPPMSPMMRSLGPSNMSDMVVAQLRNLQLGKVKSMPNSNRNVTVGSPGFGSPRGSVIRPGFCSLPTTPTQAPVRFGSNCFELWEQSFEEEPVMERVESGRDIRAKMFEKLSKENSLDRSGSGSGRQSGGVPDLGWVSELVK, from the coding sequence atgatgctCGGGGAGCACCATCGTGCAAATCCTACGGTTCACGTGCCACCGTGGCCGATCCTCGATGATCAAACGGCTGATATGTACTCTCCTTATTCCGTAACCGAAGGCAATGCTGGCGCAGGCGATTACTCTCCTTACTATCTACAAGAAGCTCTGTCCGCCTTGCAGCGATACCTGCCGTCGAATGATGCTGCCGGCGACGGTGGTGATTCCGACGGAGAGGCTCAGGCTGATGCGCCGGTTGACGCGTACTCGTGTGACCAGTTCCGCATGTACGAGTTCAAAGTGAGGCGATGCGCGCGCGGGAGGTCGCACGACTGGACGGAGTGTCCGTACGCTCATCCCGGCGAGAAGGCTCGCCGTCGTGATCCACGGAAGTTTCACTACTCCGGGACGGCGTGTCCCGATTTCCGCAAGGGAAACTGTAAGAAAGGCGACTCGTGCGAGTACGCGCACGGCGTCTTCGAGTGCTGGCTTCATCCTGCGAGGTATCGTACTCAGCCGTGCAAGGACGGCACGAGCTGCCGCCGGAGGGTGTGCTTCTTCGCGCACACGCCGGAACAGCTCCGTGTCCTCCCGCAACAGAGTCCGCGAAGCGTGGATTCGTACGATGGATCTCCATTAAGACAAGTCTCGATGCCGTTCGTGTCGTCACCGACTTCAGTTTCGCCGCCGGTTAGTTCTCCGGTGGATTCTCCGCCGATGTCGCCGATGATGAGGTCGCTCGGCCCAAGTAACATGTCTGATATGGTTGTTGCTCAACTGAGAAACTTGCAGCTTGGGAAGGTGAAATCGATGCCAAATAGTAACAGGAACGTGACGGTTGGATCTCCGGGTTTCGGATCTCCCCGCGGATCTGTAATCCGGCCCGGATTCTGCAGTCTACCAACAACACCAACACAGGCACCGGTTCGGTTCGGGTCGAATTGTTTCGAGTTGTGGGAGCAGAGTTTCGAGGAGGAGCCAGTTATGGAGAGGGTGGAGTCTGGAAGGGACATAAGGGCGAAGATGTTTGAGAAGCTGAGCAAGGAGAATTCTCTGGATAGGTCCGGTTCTGGTTCGGGTCGTCAATCGGGTGGAGTCCCGGATCTTGGGTGGGTCTCTGAGCTTGTTAAGTGA